A genomic region of Sphingobium aromaticiconvertens contains the following coding sequences:
- a CDS encoding calcium/sodium antiporter, giving the protein MSLAIVWICVGLTALIAGAELLVRGGAALAARLGISPLLIGLTVVALGTSTPELAVGIDAAIQGNGSLAVGNIAGTNTVNILLILGLSAALRPLAIQMQTLRLELPVIVIASATLLAFAWDGVLSRLEGLLLVTMGAAFTLAVIRVARRESAKVKLEFAREFGSRRLANRQAITELLMLAIGLIVIVVGADWLVDGAIALARLWKVSDAFIGLTIVAIGTSAPELVTTIISTFRGERDIAIGNLIGSSVYNILVILGVTCLVSANGVDVGRHLIRIDIPVMLGVALLCIPVFVSRREISRVEGGLFVTAYAVYLSYLIIQRT; this is encoded by the coding sequence ATGTCACTTGCGATTGTCTGGATTTGTGTCGGGCTTACGGCGTTGATCGCCGGTGCCGAACTGCTCGTAAGAGGCGGCGCGGCACTAGCAGCGCGCCTTGGCATTTCACCCTTGCTGATCGGTCTCACCGTGGTCGCGCTCGGGACGAGCACGCCTGAGCTGGCCGTCGGCATCGACGCGGCCATTCAGGGGAACGGTTCTCTGGCCGTAGGAAACATTGCCGGCACCAACACCGTCAACATCCTGCTTATCCTCGGCCTGAGCGCCGCGCTGCGCCCGCTGGCTATCCAGATGCAGACCCTGCGTCTGGAACTCCCCGTTATTGTCATTGCCTCGGCCACGCTGCTCGCCTTTGCATGGGACGGCGTGCTTTCGCGGTTGGAAGGCCTGCTGCTGGTCACGATGGGCGCGGCTTTCACACTGGCTGTCATTCGCGTCGCCCGGCGTGAGAGCGCCAAGGTCAAGCTTGAGTTCGCCCGCGAATTCGGGTCTCGACGCCTCGCTAACCGCCAAGCCATCACCGAACTGCTGATGCTCGCCATTGGGCTCATCGTGATCGTTGTCGGCGCCGACTGGCTGGTGGATGGCGCAATCGCCCTTGCCCGCCTTTGGAAGGTATCTGACGCCTTCATCGGTTTGACGATCGTCGCCATCGGCACCTCGGCGCCAGAGCTCGTGACCACCATCATTTCTACCTTTCGGGGCGAGCGCGACATCGCGATCGGCAACCTCATCGGCAGCAGCGTATACAATATCCTCGTCATCCTTGGTGTGACCTGCCTGGTTTCGGCAAACGGGGTCGATGTCGGCCGCCATCTCATTCGCATCGACATTCCCGTCATGCTCGGTGTGGCACTCCTCTGTATCCCGGTTTTCGTCAGCCGGCGTGAGATTTCGCGGGTCGAGGGTGGTCTCTTCGTCACCGCGTACGCGGTCTATCTCAGCTACCTGATCATTCAACGAACCTGA
- a CDS encoding universal stress protein produces MTQGTFPKRIALATDLSHRCDRALDRALLVTKAWQAELTVIHALAPPEDVTLFGSLRDMPSWRRPPDPVRKARDRICRDLVREDPSVDIAVHVETGSPAPVVLEAARKSHAELIVTGVARDELLARMFLGDTVDRLIRKSTVPVLIVRDRAFEPYHHMLVATDFSESSRVALETAVKFFPSAGISLFHAYDVPFAGYLGRAEVEKQFDDYGKDAADKFLAEAGLAPDAARKVGRMIEHGVPERLLQDYAENSRRHLTVVGTHGGGMVYEALIGSTARKIIDAVPGDVLLVPDPAKRKAD; encoded by the coding sequence ATGACCCAGGGCACTTTCCCTAAGCGTATCGCGCTTGCCACCGACCTCAGTCATCGCTGCGATCGCGCGCTCGACCGCGCCTTGCTCGTGACCAAGGCGTGGCAAGCCGAACTCACGGTCATCCACGCACTCGCGCCGCCCGAGGATGTCACCCTGTTCGGCAGCCTGCGCGACATGCCCTCTTGGCGCCGCCCGCCCGACCCGGTGCGAAAGGCCCGCGACCGGATCTGTCGGGATCTGGTTCGCGAGGATCCGAGCGTCGACATCGCCGTCCATGTCGAAACGGGTTCGCCCGCACCTGTTGTCCTGGAGGCGGCCCGAAAATCCCATGCCGAACTGATCGTGACCGGTGTTGCCCGCGACGAGCTACTGGCGCGTATGTTCCTTGGCGACACCGTCGACCGGCTGATCCGCAAGTCAACCGTTCCGGTCCTCATCGTTCGCGACCGCGCGTTCGAGCCCTATCACCACATGCTCGTCGCAACGGATTTTTCGGAGTCCTCCCGCGTTGCGCTTGAGACGGCCGTCAAGTTCTTCCCAAGCGCGGGCATCTCGCTCTTCCACGCTTATGATGTGCCCTTTGCGGGCTATCTCGGCCGCGCTGAGGTCGAAAAGCAGTTCGATGACTACGGCAAGGATGCAGCCGACAAGTTCCTGGCCGAAGCCGGCCTCGCGCCTGACGCCGCGCGCAAGGTCGGCCGCATGATCGAACATGGGGTGCCCGAAAGACTATTGCAGGATTATGCCGAGAATTCGCGGCGCCATCTCACTGTGGTGGGGACCCATGGCGGCGGCATGGTCTATGAAGCCCTGATCGGAAGCACGGCGCGCAAGATCATCGATGCCGTGCCCGGCGACGTCCTCCTCGTACCCGATCCCGCCAAACGCAAAGCAGACTAA
- a CDS encoding HAD-IC family P-type ATPase: protein MSAPIDLEEVRWHALPSNEIATVLGIDLTGLSGQEVNRQANRFGPNVLPRTARRNPLLRFLAQFNNTLIYVLLVGALAAALLDHIVDGAVIVAVVIVNAVIGYIQEGKAEQALEAIQQLIAPKASVVRDGVRQTIAVSEIVPGDLVLIEAGDRVPADLRLLHARRLLIDEALLTGESVAAEKHEAALPDETELADRQNMAFSGTLVAAGQANGIAVATGLHTQIGRISSLIQSVEQTATPLLKQIDDFARRFTWFVLAGGLALFAFAVLARNYDWIDALIAVVALAVGIVPEGLPAVITITLAIGVRRMAVRNAVIRKLPAVETLGATSVICTDKTGTLTRNEMTARRIVTGRHTMIASGSGYVPEGHIQIVGPGDQTEAMASSMPLIRCGLLCNDASLRKVGEEWRVEGDPIEGALFALAIKAAVDPERERTEWERIDEIPFDAAHRFMATLCRGPDGAMVLFVKGAPEAIFAMTSPDDIGYWESAITEAGSEGERVLAFAAKTMPTDAERISFDDVMAGVQLLGLVGFIDPPRLEAKEAIAECRSAGIAVKMITGDHAVTALAIARQLDLADDPQVLTGLDLDKLSDEELEQAVGRVAVFARTSPEHKLRIVRALQAQGKIVAMTGDGVNDAPSLKQADVGVAMGIKGTEASKEAASMVLLDDNFASIVSAVCEGRTVHDNIRKVISWEIPTNGGETLAVVLAILLGFALPMTATQILWVNLILAATLGLVLAFEPTEPGVMQRQPRERGAPLLSPFLLWRVVLVSVLFAAVTLGIFFYTLDQGRGLEVARTMVVNMFIVAEIFYLFNVRYLHMTSLTWRGALGTPAILIAITILVLGQALFTYAPFMNAIFNSRPLTMADLALLVLAGGGLMLLLEVEKHVMRRLGWFKELND, encoded by the coding sequence ATGTCGGCGCCCATCGATTTGGAAGAAGTGCGCTGGCATGCGTTACCGAGCAACGAGATCGCCACGGTACTTGGCATCGACCTCACAGGCCTTTCGGGGCAGGAGGTCAATCGTCAGGCGAACCGGTTCGGGCCGAATGTGCTTCCGAGGACCGCGCGCCGCAATCCGCTGCTGCGTTTTCTGGCACAGTTCAATAACACGTTGATCTATGTCCTGCTCGTCGGCGCGCTTGCCGCCGCGCTGCTCGACCACATCGTTGATGGTGCCGTCATCGTTGCCGTCGTGATCGTGAACGCGGTCATCGGATATATCCAGGAAGGAAAGGCCGAACAGGCGCTGGAAGCGATCCAGCAGCTGATCGCGCCGAAGGCGAGCGTCGTCCGCGACGGGGTGCGGCAAACCATCGCGGTCTCCGAGATCGTGCCCGGCGACCTCGTGCTGATTGAGGCCGGCGACCGCGTCCCGGCCGATCTCAGGCTTCTCCACGCCCGACGGCTGCTTATCGACGAAGCGCTCCTCACCGGCGAATCCGTAGCCGCCGAGAAGCATGAAGCGGCGCTCCCCGACGAGACCGAGCTTGCCGACCGGCAGAACATGGCTTTCTCCGGCACCCTGGTCGCGGCAGGCCAGGCGAACGGAATTGCGGTCGCAACGGGTTTGCATACGCAGATCGGTCGGATCAGCTCCCTGATCCAGTCCGTCGAGCAGACTGCGACGCCGCTGCTGAAGCAGATCGACGATTTCGCCCGCCGCTTCACCTGGTTCGTTCTCGCCGGTGGTCTGGCCCTGTTCGCCTTCGCCGTGCTCGCGCGAAACTACGACTGGATCGACGCGCTGATTGCCGTGGTGGCGCTTGCCGTGGGGATCGTGCCGGAAGGGCTGCCGGCGGTCATCACCATCACGCTCGCGATCGGCGTGCGGCGCATGGCGGTCCGCAATGCCGTCATTCGCAAGCTTCCGGCGGTGGAAACCCTCGGCGCGACGTCGGTGATATGCACCGACAAGACCGGCACGCTCACCCGCAACGAAATGACAGCACGCCGGATCGTCACGGGGCGGCATACCATGATCGCGAGCGGATCCGGCTATGTCCCCGAGGGCCATATCCAGATCGTCGGACCCGGCGACCAGACCGAGGCGATGGCGAGTTCGATGCCGCTGATCCGCTGCGGATTGCTGTGCAACGATGCATCGCTGCGCAAGGTCGGCGAGGAATGGCGTGTCGAGGGTGACCCGATTGAGGGCGCGCTCTTCGCGCTGGCGATCAAGGCGGCCGTCGATCCGGAACGCGAGCGCACGGAATGGGAGCGGATCGACGAGATTCCCTTCGACGCCGCGCATCGGTTCATGGCGACGCTGTGCCGTGGGCCTGACGGGGCGATGGTCCTCTTCGTCAAGGGCGCGCCCGAGGCCATTTTCGCGATGACCTCGCCCGACGACATCGGCTATTGGGAAAGCGCCATCACCGAAGCCGGAAGCGAGGGCGAACGTGTCCTCGCGTTCGCGGCGAAGACCATGCCGACGGATGCAGAGCGCATCTCGTTCGACGACGTCATGGCCGGCGTCCAGCTACTCGGCCTTGTCGGCTTCATCGATCCGCCCCGGCTCGAAGCGAAGGAGGCCATCGCCGAGTGCCGATCCGCTGGCATCGCCGTCAAGATGATCACCGGCGATCATGCTGTGACGGCGCTGGCAATCGCGCGCCAACTGGACCTTGCGGACGATCCGCAGGTGTTGACCGGCCTCGATCTCGATAAGCTCTCCGACGAGGAACTCGAACAGGCCGTCGGACGCGTCGCCGTGTTCGCGCGGACCAGTCCGGAGCACAAGCTGCGCATCGTTCGCGCCCTGCAGGCGCAGGGCAAGATCGTCGCCATGACGGGCGACGGCGTGAACGATGCCCCCTCGCTCAAGCAGGCCGATGTGGGTGTGGCGATGGGTATCAAGGGCACCGAAGCATCCAAGGAAGCCGCCTCGATGGTGCTCCTCGACGACAATTTCGCATCGATCGTCAGCGCCGTGTGCGAGGGCCGAACAGTCCATGACAACATCCGGAAGGTCATTTCCTGGGAAATTCCCACCAATGGCGGTGAGACGCTGGCGGTCGTTCTGGCGATCCTGCTGGGCTTTGCCCTGCCCATGACGGCCACCCAGATCCTCTGGGTCAACCTCATCCTCGCCGCCACGCTGGGCCTCGTGCTCGCCTTCGAGCCAACCGAACCAGGGGTGATGCAGCGGCAGCCACGGGAGCGGGGCGCCCCGCTGCTTTCGCCGTTCCTCCTTTGGCGCGTGGTGCTGGTGTCCGTGCTGTTCGCCGCGGTCACTCTCGGAATCTTCTTCTACACCCTCGACCAGGGCCGGGGTCTGGAGGTCGCGCGCACGATGGTCGTCAACATGTTCATCGTTGCGGAAATCTTCTACCTCTTCAACGTCCGCTATCTGCACATGACGTCGCTGACGTGGCGCGGTGCCTTGGGAACCCCAGCCATCCTGATCGCGATAACCATCCTGGTCCTTGGCCAGGCGCTCTTCACCTACGCCCCGTTCATGAACGCGATCTTTAACTCGCGACCGCTCACCATGGCCGACCTCGCGCTGCTTGTGCTTGCCGGCGGCGGCCTCATGCTCCTGCTCGAGGTCGAGAAGCACGTCATGCGGCGCTTGGGCTGGTTCAAGGAACTCAACGACTAG
- the ccoN gene encoding cytochrome-c oxidase, cbb3-type subunit I: protein MVSGLTVSERHWSMAILVVLAAVGLAMAAAGAGRADPMQAHGFIVLLFSLGFLCVLLNGYFAPEPSETRLESYYDDPSKAGIVIAMAWAVFAMFIGDWVAWLLAFPDLTFDAAWSSFGRLRPVHTTGIIFGFGGNALIATSFHVMQRTSRARMPDQFSPWFVLIGYNLFCLLAVTGYFMGITQSKEYAEPEWYADIWLVIVWVTYLLLYLRTLARRKEPHIYVANWYYLAFILVVAILHIVNNLAVPASFAGAKSYSAFSGVQDAMTQWWYGHNAVAFFLTAGFLGMLYYYLPKRAGRPIYSYRMSIIGFWGITFFYMWAGSHHLHYTALPQWVQTLGMTFSVMLLVPSWIAAANALLTLNGAWHKVRDDATLRFMMMAAVFYGLSTFEGSFMAIRSVNALSHYTDWTIGHVHAGAMGWVALITFGSIYAVVPWLWKRERMYSPALVEVHFWLALAGTLIYVFAMWNSGIIQGLMWRTYNDSGTLTYSFLDSMVAMHPYYVARAIGGLLFLIGAIVGCYNIWMTIRRPSGAPAPSDDAPLPANLQPAE, encoded by the coding sequence GTGGTTTCAGGACTCACTGTAAGCGAGCGCCATTGGAGCATGGCAATCCTTGTCGTGCTCGCCGCCGTCGGATTGGCGATGGCGGCGGCAGGAGCCGGGCGCGCGGACCCGATGCAGGCGCACGGCTTCATCGTGCTGCTGTTCAGCCTCGGATTCCTGTGCGTGCTGTTGAACGGCTATTTCGCGCCCGAACCGTCCGAGACGCGGCTGGAAAGCTATTATGACGATCCAAGCAAGGCGGGAATCGTCATCGCCATGGCTTGGGCCGTGTTCGCGATGTTCATCGGCGACTGGGTAGCGTGGCTTCTCGCCTTCCCGGATTTGACCTTCGACGCCGCATGGTCAAGCTTCGGACGCTTGCGCCCCGTCCATACCACCGGCATTATTTTCGGCTTTGGCGGCAACGCCCTGATCGCCACGTCCTTTCACGTCATGCAGCGCACGTCCCGCGCGCGCATGCCGGACCAGTTCAGTCCCTGGTTCGTGCTGATCGGCTACAACCTGTTCTGCCTCCTGGCGGTGACCGGCTATTTCATGGGCATCACCCAGTCGAAGGAATATGCGGAGCCCGAATGGTATGCCGATATCTGGCTGGTCATCGTCTGGGTGACATATCTTCTGCTCTATCTGCGCACGCTGGCGCGGCGCAAGGAACCGCACATCTACGTCGCCAATTGGTACTATCTCGCGTTCATTCTGGTCGTCGCGATCCTGCACATCGTCAACAACCTTGCGGTTCCGGCGTCATTCGCCGGCGCGAAGAGCTATTCGGCCTTTTCTGGCGTGCAGGATGCGATGACGCAATGGTGGTACGGCCATAACGCCGTCGCCTTCTTCCTGACCGCCGGCTTCCTGGGCATGCTCTATTATTATCTGCCCAAGCGCGCTGGACGGCCGATCTATTCCTACCGCATGTCGATCATCGGCTTCTGGGGGATCACCTTCTTCTATATGTGGGCGGGTTCCCACCACCTGCACTACACCGCTTTGCCGCAATGGGTGCAGACGCTGGGCATGACCTTCTCGGTCATGCTGCTCGTGCCGTCCTGGATCGCAGCCGCCAATGCGCTGCTCACACTCAACGGCGCCTGGCACAAGGTCCGCGACGATGCGACGCTGCGCTTCATGATGATGGCCGCGGTGTTCTACGGGCTCTCGACATTCGAGGGATCGTTCATGGCGATCCGCTCGGTCAACGCGCTGTCGCATTATACCGACTGGACGATCGGGCACGTCCATGCCGGCGCGATGGGCTGGGTCGCGCTCATCACCTTCGGGTCGATCTACGCCGTCGTCCCGTGGCTGTGGAAGCGCGAGCGCATGTATTCCCCCGCGCTTGTCGAGGTCCACTTCTGGCTCGCGCTCGCTGGAACCCTGATCTACGTTTTCGCAATGTGGAACTCAGGCATCATCCAGGGCCTGATGTGGCGGACCTACAACGACAGCGGCACGCTAACCTACTCGTTCCTCGACAGCATGGTGGCGATGCACCCCTATTACGTGGCGCGCGCGATCGGGGGCCTCCTCTTCCTGATCGGAGCGATCGTCGGCTGCTACAATATCTGGATGACGATCCGCCGGCCGTCGGGCGCACCCGCCCCCTCGGACGACGCCCCCCTCCCCGCCAACCTCCAGCCCGCGGAATAA
- the ccoO gene encoding cytochrome-c oxidase, cbb3-type subunit II has protein sequence MFGTHYRIERKSIALAVAIMVVASIGGLIEIAPLFTIDDTVESDPDMRVYTPLELAGRNIYIREGCYACHSQMIRTLQDEVERYGPYSLAVESQYDHPMLWGSKRTGPDLARIGGKYSDQWHTAHLKNPRDVVPQSIMPRYNWLSESQLHAKHLGDDLRALRAVGVPYTDEMIENAPADAVAQASPDDDTAGLVKRYGEATQVRSFDGDKRTISEMDALVAYLQILGKLSDAAHQPPALKE, from the coding sequence ATGTTCGGAACCCATTACCGGATTGAACGCAAGTCCATCGCGCTGGCCGTGGCGATCATGGTCGTCGCGAGCATCGGCGGGCTGATCGAGATCGCGCCGCTGTTCACCATCGACGATACGGTCGAGAGCGACCCCGACATGCGCGTCTATACGCCGCTGGAGCTTGCCGGCCGCAACATCTACATCCGCGAAGGCTGCTATGCCTGCCACTCGCAGATGATCCGCACCTTGCAGGACGAGGTCGAGCGCTATGGGCCTTACTCGCTCGCGGTCGAATCCCAATACGACCATCCGATGCTCTGGGGCTCAAAGCGAACGGGGCCTGACCTCGCGCGGATCGGGGGCAAATATTCGGACCAGTGGCACACAGCGCACCTTAAAAATCCGCGCGACGTCGTCCCCCAGTCGATCATGCCGCGCTACAATTGGCTGAGCGAGAGCCAACTGCACGCCAAGCATCTCGGCGATGACCTGCGCGCACTCCGTGCCGTCGGCGTGCCCTATACCGATGAGATGATCGAGAATGCGCCGGCCGATGCGGTCGCGCAGGCCTCGCCCGATGACGATACGGCGGGTCTCGTCAAGCGTTACGGCGAGGCGACGCAGGTCCGCTCCTTTGATGGTGACAAGCGCACGATTTCCGAGATGGATGCGCTCGTCGCCTATCTCCAGATCCTCGGTAAACTCAGCGACGCCGCGCATCAGCCGCCGGCGCTGAAGGAGTAG
- a CDS encoding CcoQ/FixQ family Cbb3-type cytochrome c oxidase assembly chaperone produces the protein MDIEHHTLVGFAKSFGLLYLLAMAAVALLYACWPANKKRFDKAARDIIEDEDKPWL, from the coding sequence ATGGATATCGAGCATCACACGCTGGTCGGCTTCGCCAAGTCCTTCGGCCTTCTCTATCTGCTCGCAATGGCGGCCGTCGCACTGCTCTACGCCTGCTGGCCCGCCAACAAGAAGCGGTTCGACAAGGCGGCGCGCGACATCATCGAAGACGAGGACAAGCCGTGGCTGTAG
- the ccoP gene encoding cytochrome-c oxidase, cbb3-type subunit III, which produces MAVGERDPHSGHMTTGHEWNGIKELNTPVPKAVWLSLIVTVIFSVGYWILMPAWPLGKTYTRGLLDNDQKEIVAKRVSAAAEARLGWMRQVETMSYDQIKADPKLIAHVREDGHRLFGDNCAACHGMNATGNPGFPNLVDGDWLWGGSPDAIAHTIAVGINSPASKDTRIGQMMAFGKDDILDNDAVLAVTDYVKTLSDPAWAKGKAVSVAQGREVFAVNCVICHGEQGRGNPEVGAPNLTDQNWVYGGDIGAIYQTIHEGRQGEMPAWEHRLNPVDRKILTVYLLDKGPQP; this is translated from the coding sequence GTGGCTGTAGGTGAACGCGACCCCCATAGCGGGCACATGACCACCGGCCACGAGTGGAACGGGATCAAGGAACTCAACACCCCGGTCCCCAAGGCGGTCTGGCTTTCCCTTATCGTGACGGTGATCTTTTCGGTCGGCTACTGGATCCTCATGCCGGCATGGCCGCTGGGCAAGACCTATACGCGGGGCCTGCTCGATAACGATCAGAAGGAGATCGTCGCCAAGCGGGTCAGCGCGGCCGCGGAGGCGAGGCTCGGCTGGATGCGGCAGGTCGAGACTATGAGCTACGACCAGATCAAGGCCGATCCAAAGCTGATCGCCCATGTGCGTGAGGACGGCCATCGCTTGTTCGGTGATAATTGCGCAGCTTGTCACGGAATGAACGCGACGGGCAATCCCGGTTTCCCCAATCTCGTCGACGGGGATTGGCTGTGGGGCGGCTCTCCCGATGCAATCGCCCATACGATTGCCGTGGGCATCAACAGTCCGGCGAGCAAGGACACCCGCATCGGCCAGATGATGGCATTCGGCAAGGACGACATTCTCGACAATGATGCGGTTCTCGCGGTCACCGATTATGTGAAGACCTTGTCGGACCCGGCCTGGGCGAAAGGCAAGGCGGTGTCTGTCGCCCAAGGCCGGGAGGTTTTCGCCGTGAACTGCGTTATCTGCCACGGGGAGCAGGGACGCGGCAATCCAGAAGTCGGCGCACCGAACCTGACGGACCAGAACTGGGTCTATGGTGGCGACATCGGCGCGATCTACCAGACGATTCATGAGGGGCGACAGGGCGAGATGCCCGCCTGGGAGCATCGCCTGAACCCAGTCGATCGCAAGATCCTGACCGTCTACCTACTCGACAAAGGGCCCCAGCCATGA
- a CDS encoding DUF2189 domain-containing protein: MMTTIPPVVPPLPIEQRYARDLAPGAPFAWLREGWRDLVTRPGPSLLYGIFVFLLSAGIVAGLIWLALDYALFPAIAGFLVFAPALAIGLYDKSRALELGEPVSLRHMLLPHARAGGQVLFTGALLCGVMLLWMRAAVIIYALFFGVRPFPGIDHIAPMLFTSSTGITMLVVGTLVGGLFAAFSFAISAFSIPMMLDKRVDALTAMGTSWALVWNNLPVMLIWGTLVLALFLISAATGFVGLIIVFPWLGHATWHAYRAVR; the protein is encoded by the coding sequence ATGATGACCACGATCCCGCCCGTCGTTCCACCGCTCCCGATCGAACAGCGCTATGCGCGCGACCTGGCGCCGGGTGCCCCGTTCGCGTGGTTGCGGGAGGGCTGGCGCGATCTTGTCACTCGCCCGGGGCCCAGCCTCCTCTACGGCATCTTCGTCTTCCTGCTCTCGGCCGGCATCGTTGCCGGGCTGATCTGGCTCGCTTTGGATTATGCCCTGTTCCCTGCGATCGCCGGTTTCCTGGTCTTCGCCCCGGCGCTGGCGATCGGCCTCTATGACAAGAGCCGGGCGCTTGAACTCGGCGAACCGGTGTCGCTGCGGCACATGCTGCTACCTCATGCACGCGCCGGCGGGCAGGTCCTGTTCACAGGCGCTCTCCTGTGCGGGGTGATGCTGCTCTGGATGCGCGCGGCGGTGATCATCTACGCGCTGTTCTTCGGCGTCCGGCCATTTCCTGGCATCGATCACATCGCGCCGATGTTGTTCACCTCATCGACCGGGATCACCATGCTCGTCGTGGGAACGCTGGTTGGCGGCCTGTTCGCGGCATTCTCCTTCGCGATCTCTGCCTTCTCCATTCCCATGATGCTCGACAAGCGGGTGGACGCCTTGACCGCCATGGGCACAAGCTGGGCGCTGGTCTGGAACAATCTACCTGTCATGCTGATCTGGGGCACCCTCGTGCTTGCCTTGTTCCTGATATCGGCCGCGACAGGCTTTGTCGGACTGATCATCGTCTTCCCGTGGCTGGGCCATGCCACCTGGCACGCGTATCGCGCTGTCCGGTGA